AAAAGAATTCATTTTTGGGAATAAGTTTTAAATCAGCATGTCCATATCTGTAAATCAATTTACAAAACTGGATtgaaaattgaactgaatttttCTTTGGAGGTACCTTTACAATCAAAAGTTACGTTCAATTAATAAACCTTAGTAATTATAAATTAAAGGAAACACTTAAGCATTTTTAAGCTGCACATAAACATTTAACAGTAGTTTGAAGCACAATATTATGCAGTTATAAGCAGATTTAAGGACATTTTTAAGTGcttatttgtaaaaaaaaaaaaaaaaaaaaaaaaaaagaacttctctttaaaaacattatattattttaactgTGTTACTATATTGTCActcattgtttgtttgtccacCAGCCTCCATTATGGGACCAGGAGTTGTTTACAAACAATCAAGCTATTAAACACTCATACCTGCTTACAACTGCATTATAATGTGTTATAAAGTGCTTATAAATGCTAAATGTGTTACTGAATTATACATTTTTACTGTAGGGCTAATTTGCCTACAGAGAATTTACAATAGCTTCAGTCATATTAAGTGCTTACAGGTCTATAAACTTATTCAGGTTGTcttgaataaagaaaaaaaagtttaaataaataaaaaaaaggcaaacactATAAAAGAAGTGACAAGAAGACAGGCCTACTTATCATTTCTTTGAACAAAGAGAGTTAAACGGGAGGTTGCCTTTTGCCTTTTCAGTTCCTCTTCTGGAcagtctctctttctcacatcACCATGTTTTCAGCTTCATTAAACTCCTTaaagacaaaagaaataaaagaggcagaaaaagaagaagaaggaggaggagaaaaaaagagatgagaagaaaacaaacaaaagggcTCCCTAACCAGACTTTGGCATAAATGTCACAGTCTAAACTCTTTATGGCTCCCTacttaacattaaaaacacttgCAACAAAATCCATTTCTTGTTTAGAAAACGCTCTTGGACTGAAGTCAAACATATTATTTCAGAGCTAAAAAGCGGAGAGAGACAAGCGGCTCACAAAAAAGGGGCAGTTTCATTGTAATTCATTGACTTGTTCAAAACGCCAGGCAAAGAAAAGGGCCAGACATTAATAGCCGCAGATGCCCTCATGAAGGGAGAGTCTATGTAGGCATTATGGCCTTTGTTCGCACCCAGTTAAACTGTTTAAAAGGAGGGTTAACTCAATCCATCAAATTGTCTGAAATTGTGAGGAAATTTCAAAAACCATATGGCCTCCAAACGTTTGCGTCCTTTTTGTGCGGTGGGACACACTTGTCTCAGTATTGCTGCCTGCGGGGGACCGGCCCTGCTCCTTTGTGGCGCGTCCCATCAGGGAACGCTGCTCATTTGTCCCCACTTTTCATGCTTTACGCTCAAAATTACGGCCCCAGTCCCGCAGAACAAAAAAGGTCTATAAAGGCCCGGAGAAACTGGCCcaaaactttgtgtttttgtggcatcctcgcctttttttccccccggcACCAGATTTGTGTTTCTCACATAAATTTTTGCCACGAATGGAGAAACACGTCTAAGGGTCAAGAAGCCACGATACGCATTTAGGGTGTGAAAGGAGATGTGAGAATCCGGGCCACAAAATGTTTAGAGCATCCTAGTAGAAAGGGACACAAAGGGGACAAAATAGTTGAGTATAATAACTCTAAATGGGCCGCTTTTGATAGGCTTACACGCCCAGATTTGGCAAGGAGAGCGTGTTTCTAAAATGATTTTTGTCCTCGCTATAGAGGAAAATAAAGGCTATTATatccataataaaaaaaaaaatcccctctCAAAATTAATTCAAGAATTACAACATAAAAGAATAATTGAGAAAAGCCATTTTATTCCCATAGTAGCCTATATACATTACAGTCTGTGCATTGGTTTTTCAAATAATGTCCTGATTTTAGAAAGGCACTTACAGGTGTACAAAACATAACAAATTTATAACTGTAAATCTATTGTATCCAAACAATAAATctaaaaagtagcctacagcTCGTCAAAATCACCGCAATATTCATTTTTGTTCCTCGCCGGTCGCGTGAGCATTCCCATAAAACGCATAACTGTGAATGTCCGAGTTTGCTTTTTccgatcatcatcatcatcatcatcatgcacTGCAGCATCGGGACGCCAAATATGAACTGAAGTCAAGGGGGGGTCCAGtcagatgatgaagaagaagaagaagaggaggaggaggaggaagagccgGCAGTGACAAAGTGACTCGATGGCGATTTGgctcacagaaaaacacaaaaacaattaaataaaaaactaaagtaaaaataaatagataatgaTCACAAATCAAATCATGCATTTACATGCAAAACATATGAGAAACTGGAGCACTTTcattgtggtgtgtgtgtgtgtgtgtgtgtgtgtatgtgtgtgtgtgtgagggtagGCCGTAGGAGAAGCGAtggaacaggtgtgtgtgttggtgtgtttaagtgtaagtgtgtgtgtctgtgtgtatgttggcctatagtgtaaaaaaataataagttaCTCATGTCATTTTAGACCATATTGCTTTGATTGCAAGAAGTAACAGTTTGCTAATGAATACATTGTAAAATACCACTGCATATTTCTTGTTCTGTGTTCATGCTTCACTATGAATAGTCTATCTGTGCCGATATAAAAGTCATTACATTTTGGTACATGTTCTGAGATATGGTATACAATATAAGCAGTAAGTTACAAGTCCTCggtaggattttttttaaatcgtcTTTTTAGTGTTTCTCGAGCTTCCAGCCCCCACGCTGCGCCATCAGTCATCCACATCAATCTCCACGTCCTCGTCCTCTGAGCACTCTTTACTAGTTGTGTGGTCTGAGAACGGAGACAGCGGCGAGTTCCGCAGTTTCTGAGCGAGCTCGAGCTCCTGCTGGCCGCCCCGCGCGGGGGAATCGGCGCGCGGGTGGCCCAGCGTGCCATTGGCGCATTTCTCCAGGTCCGCCAGCTTGGCGAGCTTGTCCAAGGGGACCTGGCCGATGGCCTTCGCCGACTCCACGTCGGCCTTCATCTCCTCCAGGTCCCGTTTTAGCTTGGCCCTCCGGTTCTGAAACCACGTGATGACCTGCGCGTTCGTCAGGCCCAGCTGCTGCGCGATCTGGTCCCGGTCGGCCGGGGACAGGTACTTCTGGTACAGGAAGCGCTTCTCCAGCTCGTAGATTTGGTGATTGGTGAACGCCGTCCGAGACTTCCGACGCTTCTTCGGGGTGCTTCTCTGGCCGAACAGAGTCATCCCGTCCCGGCCtgtgagggagagacagaggccGAATGAGAACCATTGAATCCTGCAGGTGCAGGTCCTCCTCTGCACCGCTGCAGCGTGCGCGTAAAAGTGACCCCAACgcaaaaataacaatgaaagtGATCCTATATGTGAAACAGTAAAGCCTCTAGCTCTTGTGGGAAGAGGTAATTACAAGAATATTACACAGACACCACTGGGAAATATTGAGCACCACACACACGAGACTCTAATATTAAAGAAAAGCGGTGGCGATTTATTTCGTCCTGCCCAGCCCAGGAAATTAACACGCCTTTGTTCGATAAGACAGttttagaggaaaaatatgcactggtgaagaggaaatacaatGACTGCTTTTGCTATTAAACAAGCACATTTAATGAATGTTTTGCATGACAGGCTGCAAAATGTGTAGCCAAATATTTTCTGTCCTCTGCAGGCTATTTAATGAGAACAAAACTGAAAACGTCTTATGTttcattctaaaaaaaaaaggtgtgtttGAACTGTGTTTTTTCGGGAGCAAGATTTACCTTCCGCAGCCTGTAAAACGCTGACTTCCAGCCCCTTGAAGGTCTTGCTGGCCAGCTCCTCTAGCGCGCAGAGCGGGGAGGTTTGGTTGAGGAGAGCCCGACTGGACAGAGGGATGCTGGACGGACGGTGCTTCTCAGAGGACGAAATTAGATGAGCTGTGCCGCAAATTGTGTAACTTCGTTTCACAGACGGTTTGTTCAGGATGTCCTCGATGCTGAAGGGGGTCAGCGGCTTGTTGGAGTTGGCAGGAGGCGGCAAGTGGTCCAGCGGACTTCGCCTCCTGTTTTCCACTGCATCACATTTGGCCACTTCTTTGGATGTCATCATTGGTTGTGCGCAGAGTTTATAAAGGACTTGGTTGAAATATTCTAGCGGTTAAAACGAGCGATGctacagaggaaaaaaactcACATAACAGTTAGGAGGTGGGGAAAAGCAACAAAGATACGGAGGGGAgactgaagaaaagaaaatcttatTCCAAAACGGGATGTCTTCAAAGTGTCGATCCTCGGGAGCAGCAAGTCCGCAGGAGTGAGATGCCTCCCTGAAAATGGCGAGGTCCAAAGAGTTGACGATTACTAACAAGTTATCATTGATTGGTAGGTAATCAATTATCTCCAGTGGCACTTTCGCCCTCTTCCCTTTCACTCTTTGACTATGTTGCAGTCCAGTGCGGGGCTTTTTGCGACTGGGGGTGTCCCATTAATTAGGACGCATGGCTGGAAGGAGGAGGAGCCCGGCGGAATTATTATAATGCTTTGTGCTCTTATCATCTTTGGTCTAATTTAGTCGTGTGGTGAGATACCAGAATAGGTATATGGGGTAAATGAggggaagcagagagagagggagaggggagaaagAAAGATGGGGGTAGAGATCACAATCCGTAGCCTATTTAAGCCTTTTATGCGTAAAACTCAAGTTTCAGTTCAGCAGGAGTTTCTAGGTTTTTATTCCAAAAAGTATTTGGATTATCCGGATGCTGCTAAAAAGACAAGTCGACTCAGGTGTTATGTTAGTTGTCGCAGATAGTAAGAAGGATATTTTTCCTCGACCCAAAGCGTGGATGATCCTTTGTTTTGTAAAGGTAATGTAGAGCTGGGCCATATATCAGCTCTGATGATACCTCCTCTGGGGCGGGAGAGAAGGAGCAGCATGCATCCCTCTCAGCAACGCCAAATCCGGGCCATAACTCAGGCGAAAGGGCTCCTTTTATATCATCCGAGAAATATTTCATCTCCTCTCAAATTTCCCCGCGTCCTCCAGGTTTGACATGATGAGTTTATTTTGGTGCTGCCGGTCTGAAGAATGGGCGACAGGCTATTTGCATAGGAAAACAATTTTACGCAGCAGGGCGAAATATATGATTTTGCTCCCCATCAAATCTGAAAACAATTAAATGCGGATCAAATGACAGAAAGgggtagtttttttttaaaatttgtgacATTTCAATTTTGATTTCATCTCTAACAAAGTTGCTGATAATTTTATTGCATAAAAGGGAAATTGTGAGACAAGGATCATCATTATTGTTTgtctattgttattattaatattacaatcattatttgtgtttgttgtcgATGCTAAAATATCAATGCTGTTATTTaggatattatttttatttagattAATAATTCCTGCTCAGGATGCTTTGAGTAAATATTGCACTGAATAGCTTCTTGTCACGACACTGATGGACGCGCGAGTACAAATTAAACATCAACAgggatgatgatggtgatgatgatgatgagggggCGGGGGGATAAGCATACAAGGTAAATGCATGGTTTGCAatttaatatttgtattgaGCCTAGTTAGttgttttaatttaactgtattaattttttaattctattttatttatttattttttttgcagtatttTCCTATATTATTTTTTGAAACATTAGATGGCCGCATTTAATCAGCCAAGGCTTGCCCATTGGTGTCACATAGCTTGTTACTTAGGCCATTTAGttgtaacattatatacagGGTTCAGTTTCAGTGGAGAGACAGGAGTGGAAAtaacaggaaaaaagaaaactttttttttttttttttatcaaatgttcatttattttttcatttttaaatatgaaaaaatagtATTAATATAGATCTTTGTCCGTCAGTTTGCCAAAG
The window above is part of the Epinephelus moara isolate mb chromosome 5, YSFRI_EMoa_1.0, whole genome shotgun sequence genome. Proteins encoded here:
- the lbx1b gene encoding transcription factor LBX1b; amino-acid sequence: MMTSKEVAKCDAVENRRRSPLDHLPPPANSNKPLTPFSIEDILNKPSVKRSYTICGTAHLISSSEKHRPSSIPLSSRALLNQTSPLCALEELASKTFKGLEVSVLQAAEGRDGMTLFGQRSTPKKRRKSRTAFTNHQIYELEKRFLYQKYLSPADRDQIAQQLGLTNAQVITWFQNRRAKLKRDLEEMKADVESAKAIGQVPLDKLAKLADLEKCANGTLGHPRADSPARGGQQELELAQKLRNSPLSPFSDHTTSKECSEDEDVEIDVDD